The Microcystis panniformis FACHB-1757 region GCCTTGCGTTTTTAACAGCTACCCAAAAACAGCGTTTAGCTCAGGCGGAAAAGCAAAAAGAGGATTTACGTCAATTTCAAGAACAACGTTTAGCTGAAGCGAAACGGCTAGAGAACGACTTACGTCAACAGCGTCTAGATCGAGCCAAACAGCTGAGAGATGATTTAAGTCAATTCCAAGAACAACGTTTAGCGGCAGCGAAGCAGCTAGAGGACGAATTACGTCAACTTCATCTAGATCGAGCCAAACAGGTGAAAGATGATTTAAGTCAATTCCAAGAACGACGTTTAGCGGAAGCGAAACAGCTAAAAGACGATTTGCGTCAATTTCGTCAAGAGTTGTCTATCTACGTTTTTGGCAAATAAATCTCTAGGTTAATTCCAACCCACTTAAGCCTAGGGCTAGAGTAAAAACCCTCT contains the following coding sequences:
- the gvpC gene encoding gas vesicle protein GvpC translates to MPALMEKFRQERLSIAGEVAKLSQEVQAFLLDVKTERQKQAQEQATALRQSFQKVQQESLAFLTATQKQRLAQAEKQKEDLRQFQEQRLAEAKRLENDLRQQRLDRAKQLRDDLSQFQEQRLAAAKQLEDELRQLHLDRAKQVKDDLSQFQERRLAEAKQLKDDLRQFRQELSIYVFGK